One genomic segment of Paenibacillus sp. FSL H8-0332 includes these proteins:
- a CDS encoding sensor histidine kinase codes for MKLGFHSIHHRLFLLFLFCMSSILLIVSLLYYNRTTDQLHEKIGDLSQKNVAQSAGLFTLLYKGYDALSKSLSNNFEMIRLINEKTDGPAVAYINEQTVTNIIGSIFYSRDDLVGIHVITDRGKIYNYGNYMNVVDPNYRQEDWYRQLQASSGKMVWLGVYPHSLIDQVEDSPVFAFGRQLYDLNEHKPIGIVLYETDPQPVLEALENLKLGTHSQVYLMSPDGRFVTSATDPQPDAARLPKLPASEHVMVQQERGQLVVASKLSFSGWWVMSITPDKDLNVELVEMKRYLLIVISALILVSTLIASIVSQTISSPLKKLIREMRQVEVGNFGGMVKVSSYQEINILVASFNRMVRRIEELIERVKLSSVSEKNAELHALQSQVNPHFLYNTLDMIYWMLDEEGNEQLGELVLSLSSMFRYSSQWEDGADVSLSEELEQIGHYLKIISIRLEGRLVIVTDIDERWLNIRVPKMAVQPVIENAVKHGLEPLARQGILKVYTRQEGDHLELIVEDNGDGMNGEQLARLQESLNVEGPDHSGASGREGGKNGIGLQNLHRRLRFMFGEGYGLQIQSFPGEGTQVAIVLPIPVEGELPR; via the coding sequence ATGAAGCTCGGCTTTCATTCCATTCATCATCGGTTGTTCTTGCTGTTTCTTTTTTGCATGTCCAGTATTCTGCTTATTGTCAGCCTGCTGTACTATAACCGGACTACAGACCAATTGCATGAGAAGATCGGTGATTTGTCGCAAAAAAACGTCGCCCAGAGCGCAGGCTTATTCACGCTTCTCTATAAGGGGTATGACGCATTGTCCAAGTCGCTCAGCAATAACTTCGAGATGATCCGCTTGATTAATGAGAAGACGGACGGGCCGGCGGTGGCCTATATCAATGAGCAGACGGTGACGAATATCATCGGCTCGATTTTTTATTCGCGGGACGATCTGGTGGGTATCCATGTGATCACTGACCGCGGCAAGATCTACAACTATGGCAACTATATGAATGTGGTCGATCCGAATTATAGGCAGGAGGACTGGTACCGGCAATTGCAGGCATCCTCGGGGAAAATGGTCTGGCTCGGGGTGTACCCGCACTCCCTGATCGACCAGGTGGAGGACAGCCCTGTCTTCGCCTTCGGGCGGCAGCTCTATGACCTCAATGAGCATAAGCCGATCGGCATCGTGCTGTATGAGACGGACCCGCAGCCGGTGCTGGAGGCGCTGGAGAATCTGAAGCTGGGCACACACAGTCAGGTCTACCTGATGTCCCCGGATGGACGGTTTGTCACCTCGGCCACAGATCCGCAGCCGGACGCTGCCCGTCTGCCTAAGCTCCCGGCCTCGGAGCATGTGATGGTGCAGCAGGAGCGCGGCCAACTGGTTGTGGCGTCTAAGCTGTCTTTCTCAGGCTGGTGGGTGATGAGTATTACTCCGGACAAGGATCTGAATGTGGAGCTGGTGGAGATGAAGCGTTATCTCTTGATTGTGATCTCGGCGCTGATCCTGGTCTCCACGCTGATTGCGTCGATCGTATCGCAGACCATCTCTTCGCCGCTGAAGAAGCTGATCCGCGAGATGCGTCAGGTGGAGGTGGGGAATTTCGGCGGCATGGTCAAGGTCTCTTCGTATCAGGAGATTAACATTCTGGTCGCTTCCTTCAACCGGATGGTCCGGCGGATCGAGGAGCTGATTGAGCGGGTCAAGCTGTCCTCGGTCAGCGAAAAGAATGCGGAGCTGCATGCCCTGCAATCCCAGGTGAACCCGCATTTTCTCTACAATACGCTGGATATGATCTACTGGATGCTGGATGAGGAGGGCAATGAACAGCTTGGCGAGCTGGTGCTCTCTCTGTCTTCGATGTTCCGCTACAGCAGCCAGTGGGAAGACGGGGCCGATGTGAGTCTGAGCGAGGAGCTGGAGCAGATCGGGCATTACCTGAAGATCATCTCGATCCGGCTGGAGGGCCGCCTCGTGATCGTGACAGATATCGATGAACGCTGGCTGAACATAAGGGTCCCGAAGATGGCGGTGCAGCCGGTCATTGAGAATGCGGTTAAGCATGGACTGGAGCCGCTCGCGCGTCAGGGGATTCTCAAGGTCTATACCCGGCAAGAGGGCGATCATCTTGAGCTAATTGTGGAGGATAACGGGGACGGAATGAACGGGGAGCAGCTGGCAAGGCTACAAGAATCGTTGAATGTGGAGGGTCCCGATCATTCTGGCGCTAGTGGCAGAGAAGGCGGCAAAAACGGGATCGGACTCCAGAACCTGCACCGCCGTCTGCGGTTCATGTTCGGGGAGGGGTATGGTCTACAGATTCAGAGCTTCCCCGGTGAGGGGACGCAGGTGGCGATCGTGCTGCCTATTCCAGTGGAAGGAGAGCTGCCGAGATGA
- a CDS encoding carbohydrate ABC transporter permease — translation MRMFKKGIVYLLFAIPVITQLYPLLWLLLYSLKTNEEILDGSFFSFPRKFQWHNYYEAYTSGSYLKYLSNSVFVTGLTMICVILLASMAAYAISRFRWKYGNVVMTIFLMGMMIPMQATLLPLMIIFKNMHILNTHWSLILPYIAFSTPIAVFILSGFMRAIPHEIEESAFIDGASVYRIFRRIILPVSIPPVMTVCILTFINIWNEYILAATFISSEKLKTLPFGVYTFVSQYSVNYGNIGAFLVMGALPVILIYFFLSNQITKGMVAGAVKG, via the coding sequence ATGCGTATGTTTAAAAAAGGAATCGTGTATCTTCTTTTTGCCATTCCTGTGATTACCCAGCTCTACCCGCTGCTGTGGCTGCTGTTATACTCCCTGAAGACGAATGAGGAGATTCTGGACGGGAGCTTCTTTTCTTTTCCGCGAAAATTCCAGTGGCATAACTACTACGAGGCTTACACCTCGGGCAGCTATCTGAAGTACCTGTCGAACAGTGTGTTCGTTACCGGTCTTACGATGATTTGTGTCATTCTGCTGGCTTCGATGGCGGCCTATGCGATCTCCCGGTTCCGGTGGAAATACGGCAATGTCGTGATGACCATTTTCCTGATGGGGATGATGATTCCGATGCAGGCCACGCTGCTGCCGCTGATGATTATTTTCAAAAACATGCATATTCTCAACACCCACTGGTCGCTGATTCTGCCGTACATCGCGTTCTCGACTCCCATCGCCGTGTTCATATTGAGCGGCTTCATGAGAGCTATTCCACATGAGATCGAAGAATCGGCGTTCATCGACGGGGCGAGCGTGTACCGGATCTTCCGCAGGATTATTCTGCCGGTGTCCATTCCGCCTGTCATGACCGTATGTATCTTAACCTTCATCAACATCTGGAACGAATACATCCTGGCCGCCACGTTCATCTCCTCAGAGAAGCTCAAAACCCTTCCATTCGGGGTCTACACCTTCGTGAGCCAGTATTCGGTCAACTACGGGAATATCGGGGCCTTCCTGGTGATGGGCGCGCTGCCGGTGATTCTGATCTACTTCTTCCTGTCGAATCAGATTACCAAAGGGATGGTGGCCGGAGCGGTTAAGGGGTAG
- a CDS encoding sugar ABC transporter permease, whose amino-acid sequence MKVLKVPARTIAVFILPCLLLYVCLVFVPILVSLYTGLLKWDGLTTSQFVGFGNFKNMFWHDPVFWPSVRRTLLYAVASMLEIPLCLGMAILLNRYLRRANTLVSIYFTPVILSVVIIGQLWKTIYNPTSMGGMLNGVLVSLGLESWTHNWLTEPNIAMFSLYLVSLWQYFGYHLLIQYTGVQNIPDELYEAARIDGADGFKADRYITLPLIIPIFKISIILAFIGSLQAFDLVMVMTGGGPAHATDVISTHMYNSSFLSFKYGYGSAIATFLVVVCLIFTGIINTIFNRLERKFE is encoded by the coding sequence ATGAAAGTCCTTAAGGTGCCGGCACGCACAATCGCCGTCTTCATACTGCCATGTCTGCTGCTCTATGTGTGCCTGGTATTCGTTCCCATACTGGTCTCATTATACACGGGCTTATTGAAGTGGGATGGTCTGACAACCTCTCAGTTCGTCGGCTTCGGCAACTTCAAGAATATGTTCTGGCATGACCCGGTGTTCTGGCCCTCTGTTCGGAGAACGCTGCTGTACGCCGTGGCTTCCATGCTGGAAATCCCGCTCTGTCTGGGAATGGCGATCCTGCTTAACCGCTATCTGCGCAGAGCCAACACGCTGGTGTCGATCTACTTCACGCCGGTCATCTTATCAGTCGTTATTATTGGACAACTCTGGAAGACCATCTATAACCCTACTTCGATGGGGGGCATGCTGAACGGTGTGCTGGTGTCCCTGGGGCTGGAGAGCTGGACGCATAACTGGCTGACTGAGCCTAATATCGCCATGTTTTCTCTGTATCTGGTGTCCCTGTGGCAGTATTTCGGCTACCATCTGCTAATCCAGTATACGGGGGTGCAGAACATTCCCGACGAGCTGTACGAAGCGGCCAGAATTGACGGGGCTGACGGCTTCAAAGCGGATCGTTACATTACACTTCCGCTGATCATCCCGATTTTCAAAATCTCGATTATCCTGGCGTTTATCGGGTCCCTGCAAGCCTTCGACCTGGTCATGGTCATGACAGGCGGCGGTCCGGCGCATGCAACGGATGTAATCTCCACCCATATGTACAACAGCTCCTTCTTGTCCTTCAAGTATGGCTACGGCAGCGCGATTGCGACGTTCCTCGTGGTGGTCTGTCTCATTTTCACCGGCATCATCAACACGATCTTCAACCGGCTTGAGCGAAAATTCGAATAG
- a CDS encoding extracellular solute-binding protein, giving the protein MVNRKMKQTATVAFAALMAVSLAACGNSNNNANSKDKDTAAPNAATGSGNAAATDAPSDKKVTLTFQNIYPDPATPNYKMIRELTDAYMKEHPNVKIELDTLNTDQQKVKLKTQAASKEVPDITIVNPAAQMKPFVDAGLFAPLNDMLDQNGLKDTYQKGLLDYYSFDNNVYAIPDGNNIEVVYYNKDLFAQAGIAAPPTTFEEMLKDVKILKDKGITPLAIGEKDSWTGSFLFMNILLRTNGGPGFLQDVLDGKKTFEDPAFIEAVDAFQALVQAGAFPDGATSIDANAGGNIFKTGKAAMWSIGSWETGAIDASPVAGKVGAFQFPTVNGKGDPNEFMLAPGSAFAVSANSEHLKETKDFLNYFGTQYPKKQFELKNAVGIGQKVDGDLKAAGYSDLAVNIAGLFNQVKGGDLAFDNTMNPATAQVHLSSIQNLFVQKMDSKAVAKEHQAAFEANK; this is encoded by the coding sequence ATGGTCAATAGAAAAATGAAGCAAACCGCCACCGTCGCGTTCGCCGCGCTAATGGCAGTAAGCCTTGCCGCATGCGGGAACTCGAACAACAACGCCAATTCCAAGGATAAGGACACCGCCGCACCGAACGCCGCCACAGGCAGCGGCAATGCCGCAGCTACAGATGCACCGAGCGATAAAAAGGTAACGCTTACCTTCCAGAACATCTACCCCGATCCCGCAACGCCCAATTACAAAATGATCCGTGAGCTGACCGACGCGTACATGAAAGAGCATCCCAATGTGAAAATTGAACTCGACACGCTGAACACGGACCAGCAGAAGGTGAAGCTGAAGACACAGGCTGCCTCCAAAGAAGTGCCGGACATCACCATCGTGAACCCGGCGGCCCAAATGAAACCGTTCGTCGATGCAGGATTGTTTGCTCCGCTGAACGACATGCTCGATCAGAATGGCCTGAAGGACACGTACCAGAAGGGCCTCCTCGACTACTACAGCTTCGACAATAATGTGTATGCCATCCCCGACGGTAACAACATTGAAGTCGTCTACTACAATAAAGACCTGTTCGCCCAAGCCGGCATCGCTGCCCCTCCAACTACCTTCGAGGAAATGCTGAAGGATGTGAAGATTCTGAAGGATAAGGGCATCACCCCGCTGGCCATCGGCGAAAAAGATTCCTGGACCGGCTCGTTCCTGTTCATGAACATTCTGCTGCGCACTAACGGCGGCCCCGGCTTCCTGCAAGATGTGCTGGACGGTAAAAAGACCTTTGAAGATCCTGCGTTCATCGAAGCGGTTGACGCCTTCCAGGCCCTGGTTCAAGCGGGTGCCTTCCCTGACGGTGCCACCTCCATTGATGCCAATGCTGGCGGTAATATTTTCAAGACAGGTAAAGCTGCCATGTGGTCCATCGGTTCCTGGGAGACTGGCGCGATTGACGCTTCCCCGGTAGCCGGTAAAGTGGGAGCCTTCCAGTTCCCGACAGTGAACGGCAAAGGAGATCCCAACGAATTCATGCTGGCCCCCGGCAGCGCCTTCGCCGTATCGGCCAACAGCGAGCATCTGAAGGAAACCAAGGACTTCCTGAACTACTTCGGCACCCAGTATCCCAAGAAGCAATTTGAGCTGAAGAACGCTGTGGGGATCGGCCAAAAGGTAGATGGCGACCTCAAGGCTGCCGGGTATTCCGATCTGGCAGTGAACATTGCCGGACTGTTCAACCAAGTGAAGGGCGGCGACCTGGCGTTCGATAACACCATGAACCCTGCAACCGCACAGGTCCACCTCAGCAGCATTCAGAACCTGTTCGTCCAGAAGATGGATTCCAAGGCGGTAGCCAAAGAACATCAGGCTGCTTTTGAAGCCAACAAATAA
- a CDS encoding GNAT family N-acetyltransferase, with amino-acid sequence MDSTAKVRLASSADAEELSRLNQEFNGGVPRPAAKIREHLNINRNELIAVAEMNGRIVGFGCGQCYSSFCYDEPYGEITELYVEEAARRQGMAMALIACLEENFRQRGVNSIKVLTGSSNIAAIRTYEQCSYVKDDEQLLVKQLT; translated from the coding sequence ATGGATTCTACGGCAAAAGTAAGGCTTGCATCCTCAGCCGATGCTGAAGAACTTTCCAGACTCAATCAGGAATTTAACGGCGGGGTACCAAGACCCGCAGCTAAGATCAGGGAACATTTGAATATAAACCGTAATGAACTGATTGCCGTAGCAGAGATGAACGGTAGAATCGTTGGTTTCGGCTGTGGTCAATGCTACTCTTCCTTTTGTTATGATGAGCCCTATGGAGAAATTACCGAACTCTACGTAGAAGAAGCCGCCCGAAGACAAGGAATGGCCATGGCCCTTATTGCTTGCCTGGAAGAAAATTTTAGACAACGCGGAGTGAATAGTATAAAGGTACTGACAGGCAGTAGCAACATTGCGGCCATTAGAACCTATGAACAGTGCAGCTATGTGAAAGACGATGAACAGCTGTTAGTGAAACAGCTTACCTAG
- a CDS encoding antibiotic biosynthesis monooxygenase, with amino-acid sequence MSEIATTPQTPYYAVIFTSERTDGDSQYAEMADEMEKLASVQPGFLGVESAREGVGITVSYWDSLEAIHQWKQNERHLVAQSKGISDWYLAYKTRVCKVERDYGFEKA; translated from the coding sequence ATGAGCGAGATTGCTACAACACCACAAACACCTTATTACGCAGTGATTTTTACATCGGAACGAACAGATGGGGATAGCCAATATGCGGAAATGGCAGATGAAATGGAGAAACTTGCATCCGTCCAACCTGGATTTCTCGGAGTAGAAAGTGCCAGAGAAGGTGTAGGTATTACTGTGTCTTATTGGGATTCTCTCGAAGCTATACACCAATGGAAACAAAACGAACGACATTTAGTAGCCCAGAGCAAAGGGATATCTGATTGGTATCTCGCTTATAAAACTAGGGTATGCAAGGTTGAACGGGATTATGGATTTGAGAAGGCTTGA
- a CDS encoding DEAD/DEAH box helicase, protein MSDNPFYRLAPFIKEFIYKNRWDTLREAQVDACRVLFDTPHHLLIASGTASGKTEAAFFPALTELYERPSASVGILYIAPLKALINDQFTRLNDLLREGNIPVWHWHGDVPQADKTKLMQNPSGVLQITPESLEGLLMNRPNAIPALFHDLRFIVIDEVHAFMGADRGIQVLSQLARISRMAGCHPRRVGLSATLSDYASVTEWLAAGTRESVEVSAPQGGRKLRLSVEHYSFPDARDEVEAEHLERARQAYYGFIYDHTHVKKALIFTNSRTDAEEAILEMRRIAAKRGERDVFHVHHGSISAMLREETEATLREGAGPAVAAATLTLELGIDLGELERVLQLGAPYSCASFVQRLGRSGRRGDAASEMIFVTPEEEDEEAQLPARMPWTLLRAIAVIELYVREKWVEPLVVRQLPVGLLYHQTMSILKSMGEAEPEELKEAVLSLPSFRSIDPADYDDFMEYMLGMGHIEKMDEGSLLIGMAGEKIVNNFRFYAVFKDDEEHVVYNGTEEIGSITTVPPPGYCFTLAGKLWKVEEVDNRHKAVYVKGSRGKVDTLWLGAGGDVHTRIMTKIREVLGSTALYPYLAPSAAARLERARRLAKESGLLTRSVLPAGGDSMFILPWAGSRQFRTLERLLKNNLKEPLGLRSVVPMEPYYMVVAGKVDAEKLEDEIIAETAAATDALTLLKPDEAPYLGKYDEFIPHDLLRKAFSLDGLDVPGLVSVIKQWKLPTA, encoded by the coding sequence ATGAGTGATAACCCGTTCTACCGGCTGGCCCCGTTCATCAAGGAATTCATCTACAAGAACCGCTGGGATACGCTGCGCGAGGCGCAGGTTGATGCCTGCCGGGTGCTGTTTGACACGCCTCATCATCTGCTGATCGCCTCAGGGACGGCCTCAGGCAAGACAGAAGCGGCCTTCTTCCCGGCGCTCACGGAGCTATATGAGCGTCCGTCTGCATCTGTAGGCATTCTGTATATCGCGCCGCTGAAGGCGCTGATTAATGACCAGTTCACGCGGCTGAACGATCTGCTGCGTGAAGGGAACATTCCGGTCTGGCACTGGCATGGCGATGTGCCGCAGGCGGACAAGACCAAGCTGATGCAGAACCCTTCGGGGGTGCTGCAGATTACCCCCGAATCGCTGGAGGGCCTGCTGATGAACCGCCCGAATGCGATCCCGGCCCTGTTCCATGATCTGCGCTTCATCGTCATCGATGAAGTTCATGCCTTCATGGGTGCGGACCGCGGCATTCAGGTGCTGAGCCAGCTGGCGCGGATCTCGCGGATGGCGGGCTGTCATCCGCGGCGGGTTGGCCTCTCTGCGACCTTAAGCGACTACGCCTCCGTCACGGAGTGGCTGGCAGCGGGCACGCGCGAGAGCGTGGAGGTCAGTGCGCCGCAGGGCGGGCGCAAGCTGCGGCTGAGCGTGGAGCATTATTCGTTCCCGGATGCGCGGGACGAGGTGGAGGCCGAACACCTGGAGCGGGCGCGCCAGGCTTATTATGGCTTCATCTATGATCACACGCATGTCAAGAAAGCGTTGATCTTCACGAACAGCCGCACCGATGCCGAAGAGGCCATCCTGGAGATGCGGCGCATTGCCGCCAAGCGCGGCGAGCGGGATGTCTTCCATGTGCATCATGGAAGCATCTCCGCGATGCTGCGCGAAGAGACGGAGGCCACGCTCCGTGAGGGTGCGGGGCCGGCGGTTGCTGCAGCGACGCTGACGCTGGAGCTGGGAATTGATCTGGGCGAGCTGGAGCGGGTGCTGCAGCTCGGCGCGCCTTATAGCTGCGCGAGCTTCGTGCAGCGGCTGGGCCGCTCGGGCAGGCGCGGGGACGCCGCCTCCGAGATGATCTTCGTCACGCCCGAGGAGGAGGACGAGGAGGCGCAGCTCCCGGCGCGCATGCCGTGGACGCTGCTGCGGGCCATTGCCGTAATCGAGCTGTACGTACGCGAGAAATGGGTAGAGCCGCTGGTCGTGCGCCAGCTGCCAGTCGGTCTCCTGTATCATCAGACGATGAGCATCCTGAAGAGCATGGGTGAAGCAGAGCCGGAGGAGCTGAAGGAGGCTGTGCTGAGCCTGCCGTCCTTCCGCAGTATTGATCCCGCTGATTATGATGACTTCATGGAGTACATGCTGGGCATGGGCCATATCGAGAAGATGGATGAGGGCAGCCTGCTGATCGGGATGGCGGGTGAGAAGATCGTTAACAACTTCCGCTTCTATGCGGTATTTAAAGACGATGAAGAGCATGTCGTCTATAACGGGACGGAGGAGATCGGGTCCATTACCACTGTGCCGCCTCCAGGCTACTGCTTCACATTGGCAGGCAAGCTATGGAAGGTCGAAGAGGTGGACAACCGCCATAAGGCCGTCTATGTCAAAGGCTCACGCGGCAAAGTAGACACGTTATGGCTCGGCGCTGGCGGAGATGTCCATACCCGGATTATGACGAAGATCCGCGAAGTATTAGGATCTACCGCCCTGTACCCTTACCTTGCGCCAAGCGCGGCCGCCAGACTGGAACGGGCCCGCAGGCTCGCCAAAGAGAGCGGATTGCTGACGCGTTCAGTTCTGCCTGCGGGAGGAGACTCCATGTTCATCCTTCCGTGGGCTGGTAGCCGCCAGTTCCGTACCCTGGAGCGCCTGCTGAAGAACAATCTGAAGGAGCCGCTGGGCTTGCGCTCGGTCGTGCCGATGGAACCGTATTATATGGTGGTCGCCGGTAAAGTGGATGCAGAGAAGCTGGAGGATGAGATTATCGCCGAGACCGCTGCCGCTACGGATGCACTCACGCTCCTGAAGCCGGATGAAGCCCCTTACCTCGGCAAATACGACGAGTTCATCCCGCATGACCTGCTGCGCAAAGCCTTTTCGCTCGACGGCCTTGATGTACCTGGACTGGTCAGCGTGATCAAACAGTGGAAGTTGCCTACGGCATAA
- a CDS encoding ATP-binding protein, with the protein MNPLKIPKRMTTALVNSLTAGVVPRIGLEHIAVGRRPEVEAILRDMENIADGGAAFKLITGKFGSGKSFLLQIIRNYAMDRDFVVADADLSPERRLVGTKGQGLATYRELMSHLSTRTRPDGGALEIMLQKWIMTLQQAVMQEKGYGPDAPELGDEVGQRIYSVASEMRGLVHGFDFAKVLASYWNGHKLADDGLKQDSLRWLRGEFPTRTEARKALGVGVIIDDDNWYDYMKLWAEFTGAIGYKGLLLFIDEGVNLYKITNSISRQSNYEKLLTMFNDTMQGKAERLGIFVGGTPQFVEDHRRGLFSYEALRSRLVAGRYAGSGLNNYTGPIIALDMLSHEEILILLQKLRDIHALHYGYEARLTQEQLVHFMEEAVNRLGADELLTAREVVRDFMDLLHTLHQHPEISFEKLVGERTSRPAETEQNELDGFLAEFDL; encoded by the coding sequence ATGAACCCACTCAAAATACCGAAGCGGATGACCACCGCGCTCGTCAATTCGCTGACAGCGGGAGTTGTACCGCGTATCGGTCTTGAACATATCGCCGTCGGCCGCCGGCCGGAGGTGGAGGCGATTCTCCGCGATATGGAGAACATCGCCGATGGCGGAGCCGCCTTCAAGCTGATTACAGGCAAGTTCGGCAGCGGTAAAAGCTTCCTGCTCCAGATCATCCGCAACTATGCGATGGACCGCGACTTTGTGGTTGCCGATGCTGATCTGTCGCCGGAGCGGCGGCTGGTCGGCACGAAGGGCCAGGGGCTCGCCACCTACCGCGAGCTGATGAGCCATCTCTCGACCCGTACCCGCCCGGATGGAGGGGCGCTGGAGATCATGCTGCAGAAGTGGATCATGACGCTGCAGCAGGCGGTGATGCAGGAGAAGGGCTACGGCCCTGACGCGCCGGAGCTGGGCGATGAGGTCGGGCAGCGTATCTATTCGGTAGCTTCCGAGATGCGCGGGCTGGTGCATGGCTTCGACTTCGCCAAGGTGCTGGCCTCCTACTGGAACGGGCACAAGCTGGCGGATGACGGACTGAAGCAGGATTCCTTGCGCTGGTTGCGGGGAGAATTCCCGACCCGTACGGAAGCGCGGAAGGCGCTCGGCGTTGGTGTCATCATCGATGATGACAACTGGTATGATTACATGAAGCTGTGGGCGGAATTCACCGGAGCCATCGGTTATAAGGGTTTGCTGCTGTTCATCGATGAAGGGGTGAACCTCTACAAGATTACGAACAGCATCTCGCGGCAGAGCAATTACGAGAAGCTGCTGACCATGTTCAATGATACGATGCAAGGCAAAGCAGAGCGGCTGGGCATCTTCGTTGGCGGTACGCCACAATTCGTGGAGGACCACCGGCGCGGACTGTTCAGCTATGAGGCCTTGCGCTCCCGGCTGGTGGCCGGACGGTATGCAGGCAGCGGGCTGAACAATTACACAGGACCGATTATTGCACTGGATATGCTCTCCCACGAAGAGATTCTGATCCTGCTCCAGAAGCTGCGGGACATTCATGCGCTGCATTACGGATATGAAGCAAGACTGACGCAGGAGCAGCTGGTGCATTTCATGGAAGAGGCGGTCAACCGGCTGGGGGCTGATGAACTGCTCACCGCACGTGAGGTGGTGCGGGACTTCATGGATCTGCTGCATACCCTGCACCAGCACCCGGAGATTTCATTCGAGAAGCTGGTCGGAGAGCGGACTTCGCGGCCTGCCGAGACGGAGCAGAATGAGTTGGACGGCTTCCTGGCGGAGTTCGACCTATGA